The Coffea arabica cultivar ET-39 chromosome 9e, Coffea Arabica ET-39 HiFi, whole genome shotgun sequence genome has a window encoding:
- the LOC140014596 gene encoding uncharacterized protein: MQIPEFKGRSDPETFLEWLSKIEMVFSCQNYTEVQKVQLATMEFTEYAVVWWDQIKKSRRRNGLPELIPWPELRAMMRTRFVPGHYTRDLYHRLQTLVQGNRSVDEYHKEMEILMLRADVQEDPEATMARFLSGLRPDIAERVELQHYMELHELVDKAIKVEQRLKRRGNTRSNFGNTTYSTNRPFQPRNDSRPSPNAPTPKPRFEGGKVGNPSISKPPSSTPKFEESRVQTRARDTRCFKCQGRGHIASQCPNQRTMIMMQNGEIVSEDEAEYEGILPLDGGSDGESPNEEEFSAPEGHFGTALVARRALTARVKEDELQRENIFYTRCFVNQALCSVIIDSGSCTNVASSLMVDNLKLPTRDHPRPYKLQWLNNSGEVRVTKQVLISFQIHKYSDEVLCDVVPMQASHIILGRPWQFDRQVTFDGVTNKYSFLYNSKKVTLAPLPPKQVHEDCEAPVRS, encoded by the coding sequence ATGCAAATCCCTGAGTTCAAAGGACGGTCCGATCCCGAGACCTTTCTCGAATGGTTATCCAAGATCGAAATGGTCTTTTCTTGCCAAAACTACACCGAGGTGCAAAAGGTGCAATTGGCCACCATGGAATTCACTGAGTACGCTgtggtttggtgggaccaaatcAAGAAGTCTAGAAGGAGAAATGGGCTACCTGAGCTTATTCCATGGCCCGAGCTTCGAGCCATGATGCGCACCCGCTTTGTACCTGGACATTACACTAGGGATTTATACCACCGGTTACAAACCTTGGTCCAGGGCAACCGGAGTGTGGATGAGTACcacaaggagatggagatcCTGATGCTTAGAGCGGATGTACAAGAGGATCCTGAAGCCACCATGGCGAGATTCTTGAGCGGGTTACGACCCGATATTGCTGAACGAGTGGAACTTCAACATTATATGGAGTTGCATGAGCTTGTAGACAAGGCTATTAAGGTCGAGCAAAGGCTCAAGCGGAGGGGTAACACTCGATCGAATTTCGGCAATACCACCTACTCTACCAACCGCCCATTCCAACCAAGGAATGATTCTCGGCCTTCACCAAATGCTCCTACACCAAAGCCGAGATTCGAGGGAGGTAAGGTGGGCAACCCTAGTATTAGTAAGCCGCCCTCTTCTACTCCAAAATTTGAGGAGTCTAGGGTACAAACTAGAGCTCGTGATACtcgatgcttcaaatgccaaggtagAGGCCATATTGCTAGTCAATGTCCCAATCAAAGGACTATGATTATGATGCAAAATGGTGAGATCGTGAGTGAGGACGAAGCCGAGTACGAAGGCATCCTACCTCTTGATGGAGGTAGTGATGGGGAATCACCAAATGAAGAGGAGTTTAGTGCACCCGAGGGTCATTTTGGGACTGCATTGGTTGCAAGGAGAGCATTAACTGCAcgtgttaaggaggacgagcttCAACGGGAGAACATCTTCTACACCAGGTGCTTCGTCAACCAAGCACTTTGTAGTGTgattattgatagtgggagCTGCACAAATGTAGCTAGTTCACTCATGGTGGACAACTTGAAGTTGCCTACAAGGGATCACCCGCGACCCTACAAACTCCAATGGCTCAACAACTCTGGGGAGGTTCGAGTAACCAAGCAGGTTCTTATATCCTTCCAAATCCATAAATATTCTGATGAAGTATTATGTGATGTAGTTCCTATGCAGGCTAGTCACATTATACTAGGTAGGCCTTGGCAGTTTGACAGACAGGTGACTTTTGATGGTGTGACTAATAAGTATAGTTTCTTGTACAACAGTAAGAAAGTCACACTAGCTCCCCTTCCCCCCAAACAAGTGCATGaggattgtgaggccccagtccgttcgtaa